The Strix uralensis isolate ZFMK-TIS-50842 chromosome 4, bStrUra1, whole genome shotgun sequence genomic interval GAAAAAAAGGTGTCCACAATAACACCAGGGGACAGAGGCAAATGTACTTTCTCCTGTCTGACAAATGTTTTATCTTTTCCCCTGGCTGGTTCTGGAGAGTGGAAACTgtatctttttaatttgctgaTGTGTTTGAAATATACCCTTTTTTTCTTATATACACTCAGCAATTGCAGAGCTATGAGTGGTCCAGGTAAATCAGAGAGCCTTTGCTGTGATACTCTTTTGGCCTCCCATACTGCAAGATTTATGATGCTATGCAGTATCTCATGGTCCCCTAACCCCCCAGGCATGACAGCTGGCAGAGCTCAGTCCTCTGCGGTGGGGTGGCTGTGACCCTTGTGACTAGAACTGGGCAGTATGCAGGTGGTGGGACTAAGAAAAGAGAAGCAGATTTTCTTATAAGTGAATAAAGGAGTCCGGTGGGCCCCAGCAAGGCTCACGTTATCAGGAGGGAATTGCTTTTCCTGGAAGCTCTGCTCAGTCAGCACAAAGCCATCTGCGTTTCCCAGTACAGAGTAATAAATGCCTTACCAGCATCCCTTGTCTCTTGCAGGTAGTGTTCTCGTGAATTGAAAGGTTTCAACAGGTGTGGATTTCACAGTCTTCTCTGGACCAGCCCTAGGAAATGGTATCTGTAGCTGAAACTGCAATGCCCATTCTTGTATCTAATTAAAACTGCATCTTTGCTGGTAAAATTCTTTACCAGCTCTGTTAAATATTTGAATGCATGTGAGTGTTGTGATGTTATTTCATTGCTGTAGATTTAGAAAAAAGTCCTAAGTACATGGCTATTCTAATACATATATGAGCATATATCACAGCTGCTGCCTTTGGCTCTGTTATGATTGGTTGGTTTTAAGACAGGATGAAGGGGAAAATCTCTAGatgaagatactttttttttcagtacatacCTTGGAGaacaaaaaatctgcaaagaagTGGTTCATTGGATAGAGAGCTGTCAAATTCCTCTGTGACTTCAGTGAAGATATATAGAATGCTGTCTTCAGAGGGCTTTTGGAGGCTCTGCAGAGTCTGGCTGGCAGATAAAGGTACTCAGATAACATgagaaattttatgaaaatagTATATCAGCAGGCTGGTCGGGTGTTTTAGTCATTTCATACATGCCATTCAACCCTCTGGTGTTGTGGAGAATGTCTCAGTTtctatataaattaaaatttacagtGTATGAAACCATTATTTTCATATCCTCAAACTCTGATTAAAAAGTCATGTCTAAAAAGCACAGGAGATTCAAATGCactgaacttttttttatatttaatgatATCAAAGTCAAGTTTACTAGACAAATAATGGAAAACTTAATGGCTTAAAGTAGAAAAAGCAATAGTCAGAACTGCTATTAGAGTTCTCAGTCCCAATGGTGCTCCACATAAACAGACTTATGGTGATAATCAGGAGGAAAAGTCTTGCTTTTATGGCTGAGTGATTTCTTCCAATATATTCAGCACCAGCAATTATCTGGAATAACTGCCACTGTTCTGATTTGATGCGCAGGATCCTGTACTGCTATGGGCCATTACCAGCACAAGAATAATCTATATGCTAGAGAGGAGGATCCTCTGGTCCTTTCCAGCCTAACAGAGAACCAAATGGTAGAgcagatggatggacagacagacccCTGGTTTGTTTCGCAATAGTGATTATCCTGGCAGCTGGGTTGTGGCTTAGCACAAGACCCTTGTGGTATACCAAGAATGGCAGTCTCAAACACCAGGACCTTTCATGACTTTGATTCAGTCAGTCTTAACTAAGTTTTATGAGACCCTTTATAAAGGGAAAAGGAGCAAGACACTTCTGCTTTAGGATAAAGCACAACCTGGATCTGTCAGATGTAGATAGAATACTTGTACAAAAGAATTCATTTCTTCCATCTTGGAATATTACATCTCATTGTTTCTTTGTAAAGCCCCGTTTCTCTGTATCAACATGTTGGCTTTTGTCTCCTGGTTAGGTGGTAATTTCTTGGTGGGGAATTATTCTGGACCTATATGACTTCTAGGCACCTAGGATGCTGGTCTGCCAGGAATTGCTAGGCACTATGGCGATACGAATAAAAAAATAGACTACCTAAGGGAAAAACAACACTCCCAGACAATGAGAGCAGGAAACTTGGTCACAAATGTGACTTGTCATTTGGCATGGAGTCCATCTTACTCATGTCAGTGGTTTGATTGCCTCAATCCACTGTGCTCGCTCTGCCTTGGAGCTGGCCTGGATGTAATAATGAATGTCTTTTTTGGTGATGATTTTGAAGAGGTTTCCTTGCACATTGCCCTTCACTCCTGCAGAGAAAAAAGATATGACAGATCAGGAAGGTGCACAGGGAAATGCTTTGTGGCAGATATGAAGCTTCATAGGGAAGAATATTAATTTAGTGAATTAGGGTATCAGACCTTTCCATTTCATTATGGATAAGACATCTAAAGCTCTTGTGTCTTTGATTTCCCTTCTGCAAAATAAAGATGTAGTACAGCACCCCTCACATAGACTGTATGAACTACTGTGTACTATCCATCATATATAAAATACCTGCCTTTTGAATGGGGAATCTTACTTGAGTTATACAATGGAAAGATGAACTCCCTACCACCTTGTGCAGTAGACTAGATTGGCTCCTGCCCACCTTCAGGTTCCTCTTAGCAAGGAGTTCTATTGTTCATCATGCCCCCCCAATCCTAGACAGTATCTTTTTCAGACCCTGTCTTTTGTCTTTAGAAAGATGCTCCCTATTCGAGATCCACACACTGTGCTTACTGGCATAAAATAGATTGCTTTAACAGCAGAAACACTTATCTGTGAGGCTGATATTCTAGACAAATGCCTAAGCTAAGCATATTGACTAGCAGAACTGTTGTTTGTATTGCTGTCTTTATGTCTCCCCTACATTTGGGTTCTAgcagataaaaaggaaaaggtcATAGCATAAGTAGAGAGGACACACAGAAAAGGGACAGCATTAGGGGATGCCTCAAGATTTTGCGTTAAACAATATCCAAAAAGAAGGTGTTTCCTCTTTGTCTGTTAACTCTTGAATATTAATCAGTGTTTTAGGACTGTCTCAGAGGTCATCTGACTGAGAAAAGTGCATAAAAAAGGGAACACCCAAGATAAGTGGAAATAACtctaaaaaaatcccttctgatATGGACAACCCAGCAGTACGGGGATTTTTTATGATATGCCTCTTCCCTTGCTTGCAGGGGGAGAGGAAAAGCCAGCCCACTTGTGCATATAGACAGCCATACACACAAACCCACACCCAAAGACTGTATTGTTATggcataaatatgtatgtatgaaAGTTTAGAGGCTCACGCTTACCTGCTGGGACTCCGTTGTCCTCCAGAGCTGAGACAAGACAGCCACGGAGAGAAAATCCACCTACTGgcctgttttcttcctgcaaagagaaaggaaatgaggcTTATCTGGAAAATACCATCATTGGAATAATTCTCAGAGCACATCAATTATTTTTATGAAGGTGGAGATGTAATGCAGTCTTTCCAGATATAAAACATCCATGTCACAAGAGAAGTCAATTAGGACATGTAATTAAACACATTACTATGTTGTTTCAGTCTCAGATATTTCTCTGATGTAGCTGGGAATGGTGGAAATCAATTAAAAGCACAAGGGTAGACTAACAATCACATTTCAAATTTATGTATAGTCTTATCAATAACACccatattaaataaaatatatatatttctgcaagTTTTCAGCTTGCTGCTTTTCACTGAGACTGTATGGGAAAAATTTGACTGTTTTCACTAGTAGGCTGGCTTTCTTGTCTGATTTTCAggttctgcagtttttgtttaTAGCATCACAAGGGCAAGTTGCAGTGCAAAAAGAAATAGGCAACAAAAAATGAACCAGCTTCATAAGCTCTTTTCACTgttgtgttgtttgtgttttctttaacaGTCACATAAAGCATTTCTATACGTGTTCTTTTAACAACCTGTTGGGCTTTGTGATACCATATGCATCTGATGGATCCACATGCCCTTCTGGGTTGCTCACATTGATTATTGTATCCATGAAGATAAATTCTACTATTCCCTGAGCAAGTTTAAAACCGAGTAGCAGAAATTCCTATAAATACTTTGGCATCAAGGAGACCTATTCAATGTTGGattaagaacataaaaaaatctcagtagcAGTATGACCCTCACTTGGTGGGATGTTGGTTCAGAATGATCACAGCCCAGGAAGAATCCCTGCAGGAGCATGGCCCCATACTGTGTGGGTACAGCAAAAGAGCAGTCCCAAGAAGACTGCTGCCCCTTAGCTAAGGAAAAGTAATCTCACTggggaaaagacaggagggaagATGCAGGGATAGAAAATACTACAAGGACAACCTCCCAGGGTAAGGCCAGAGAGGTCTTATTCCCCAGGAAATGGACAGAGGAACCCAGAAGGAGATTTGGGTGAGAGAAATATTTACAGCATAgttgtattttcattataatGTTTAGGTCTGTAAGAGGATTTCTgcaggtatcacagaatcacagaatcattcaggttggaaaagacccttgggatcatcgagtccaacgatcagccctactctacaaagttctccctacaccatatcccccaacaccacatccaaacgacccttaaacacatccagggatggtgactccaccacctccctgggcagcctattccactgtctgaccaggGTAGTAACTCCCCACTCACGTACCTTAGTGGGGTCATAGTAGTGCAAAAAAGCAGGATCAGCTCTCAAAACAAATCTCCTCACCTTCCAGTTTTTTCTCTTGTGCCCCTGcaaaacagaagaattaaaggTACCACCAGTAAATACCTCCTGAAATGGCCATTTTCCTGCAGGCTGTAGGGGAGACCTAAGCAGGTACTGAAAAAAGAGGTTCTGGAgccaacagaaaaatcttttctgacATCTTAGTAACTCCCATGATTTTCTTCTTAACATCCTTCTTCATACATTGatgtttccttcttctctcccttccttgtGCTGAGAACTAAGAAAGCAGAATGACAGGACTAAGTGATTATACCCCTGATTCCTGCTCTTAATTTTAGATTAAATACGTGTCTTGGATTAAAAACCCATGCTGTGCATGCTCTGAAGGGATTATGTCAAGTCCTTTTTCAGCTCTTCACTCTTTTGCCCCCAGCCTTCTCAGCTGCTGACAGTGTAGGACAGCACTGCAAGCCCGTGCTGGGCCCTGAGAGCTTCCCCCCTCCTGGAGGTTTGGTGCTGGGGCTCAGGGCCAGCCTTGGCCTGGGGCCGCTGGGGGCTGCCCCTTACTGCTGCTGACCATGGGGAGAGGCTCCTGGGCAGCTCGAGTGCCCTGTGGTGATGGgggctgccctgccagccccatggggatccccagcagctcccagcagccagTGCCCCACCAACTCACACTGCACCctggcagctggaggagggaaggttGGGGAGCATCTGATGACCCAGTTTGCACAACACTAAAATTGCAGCTGAGGGTAGAAAGCTCCAGAGTAGAAATGTGGCCATGTGGTGCAGGTAGGGTTCCTTCTGCAGGTGCCTGAGATATGCTTTGAAACAGCATGATTAATCCTCATTTTGTTTGTAGCAAGGGTCAGAAGCTAAGTCTTGCAGACTTAGGGTGGGATCCTGTAAATAATTACCGCTGGCAGGTAATTGTGCCCAAAGAAAACAGGCCTCAACACTACCAGAGCATCCATGTGGACATGAGTGACTGTCCACAGGTAAATGTCCACTTCATGCAAAAGTCAATCTACTCAGCTTTGACATTTGTCTGTGGCCAGCAGAATGCCATAGCTGCTCACACGACCCAATGGGATAGGTTAAACCAGAGGAACAGTGGATCTGCTTGGAAGTGAACGTAGCACCTCTGGTGGGATTTGGAGTTTATGTGGGACTTTCGGTTTTGATACTATTTTATACCTTTCTGTATACACTCAATATATACAGAATATCCAATTAATCCTGCCTAAGCAACAAGTTCCATAGCTCACTTCTTTATTACTAGATACTCTTCACCACATGATCTCTGTAAGTAGTACTAACAGGCAAGTTAGCTCTGCTGgccacagctctccagccatgcTTGTATAAACCACATTTATTCTCTAGGAAGCCCTAAGAGCTGTCATTTTTCTTGCTTCACAGTGAAGGTTCAAAAACTGTATTTACCTGTTTGACTAAGAACCCTTGCTTCACAATTGTGCCTCTTAATTCAGAGATGTTAAATTGTAGCTCTTCCTTGGAACtggtatttttcttactgctctCAGCCTGCAAATAGGGAAAAGATGGttccacttttctttttaatctaaaCACACTTTTAAGTACAAagttctgcattttattttccttgagcTGTTTTTACCTCATATTGCCCAAGTAAATTGTACTCCGTAGCCCTGCTGCTCAGCTTTGTAGGCCCCAGATTTATAAGCAACAGATTGCAGCTGTAAAGCCTATACACGCACTGTGGCCTTGAGTTTTAGCATAACTACAGCACGGCCTCCGTTAAATGCAGACACAGCACTGCACTCGAGGGACACACCCCTTTTAATGCCTAATTATGTAATTTGTAGATCCCTCCATATCCATGTAGTTATTTGTCTCCAGCAGAAGTGCAAGCGTTAATGCTACTAAAAGCCTAGAGCTGCTCcttctgtgtttgcttttataGCCTGCATATTTTGCCTTTGGTTGCATGCTGTGTGTGTCCTGGTTACCACTGCCCCAAATCAAGCGTGTCACGAGGGGCAGAGGAGGTGCCTGTTAGCAGCTGCATCGCTTACAAACATGTACAGCGCGGTGGAGTCGTCAAGGAACTGCTCAGAGAGGTCACTGTAGCGTGTGGCCTCAGTGCTGCGGGCTCCCACAGGCTTGATGAAGTTCTCCTCCATCAGCATGGATGCCAAGGTGACGGCCTCGAACCGTGACACAGCAAAGCTATTGGAGATGAGCCAGTCCACCAGGGCAGAACCTGCAGGGAGAAAGGCAGCTCTCATACCAAGATAATGAGCTCTTCCAATGTGAGACAAGTGGTCTCCTGCCACACAGGTCTTCATTTGCTGAAACATTTTGGCACCATCACAAAGAGTGTTAATGAAGTGCAACGTTGACCAAAAGTGTGGGGCCTGCATGTGCTTCCGTATATTCAAAGAGCTAGAGAGAAAGGTGTTGGAGAGCTTGGCTGCCCCACTACTTTTCACTGGGCTACAAGTGATCCCACCATGAAGGCAGTACAGTAGCTCCCTTGTCTCTGCGGTGTGGCGTGACAGATGTGAGGAAGCTCTTTGCTTGCAGTAGGTGTACCTGTGAAGGTCTCTTTGTATCTGTTGCCTTGCTCCAAGTTGCGGGTCCGCTTGATTCCAGTACTGCTGTCACACATTCTCTCCACTATGTGGCTGTAAAAGAGCACAGGACAACGTTAGTAGAATAGAAAGACAGGCAGAAATTCCCACATACTTCTGTCAGTGCCTGGGATGTCCTCATGATTACCAACATAAACATGGGAAACAGCCTAGATACTCCCCCAGAAGTTTTGTCCTAGAGTACGGTATAGGAAAACTTTATTCTCCCGATAGCAGCACTAAACAAGATACCTTACAAAGTATCTTGCAATTTAAAGCACTTCAAACTGAGCTATAGTCAGCCTCCATTTACCTTCTCAACACAAATCAAATCagtaatttttctatttcttaatCGGTtctctgtttcctcttttttaaCATGATGCACCCTAAAAATCCTAGTCTGGATTCTAGCTACCAGCTTTGAAAACTCACCAACATAGCATGAACAATGTCATAGCTCAGCCTTTCCATGACATTACATCTTCCAAGGTAATACACCTCCCCAGTGAGAACCTTTGCAGCTGACTAGGGAGGTCTTCAAGACAGCAGTGAGGTGCCTGTGCAGAACCCACATACTCCCAAAAAATGATGGTCAGGAAAAAGTGCATTCCTGTGCCCTGGCAAAAGTATGTGCAAATCTAGGGCAGAGCAACCAGCTTAGTGGCCCCTGGCCACACAGGACCAGATCTGTGCAGAGGAGCTTCCCTTGACCCTTCCCATTTATCAGCTCAGGTTCTTTGCAAACTACAGCAATAGCAGAAGGAGAAACCATGTGCACTTACTGGAGGCTGATATTCTCTAGCAGTTTGAAAGAGTTCTTCATTCTGTGAAGCTCTTGTACCTGTACCGGGTGACCAGCATGAATAGCTCCAGTGATGTCCAAAGCCCAAGAGTCTCGCTCCTCCCTGGAGCAACATTCAAGGAAATAGTCTGTATTGGTTTTTGTCTTTAGTTTGATAAGTAGCTGTGGAGAAAGAAGTGCAAAGCAATAACATCATTTAGCTATTGTCCTCCACTTGCGTTTTGCTTCTTTTAGCACTGGCCCGAATGACACAAATAAGTCTGATATGGCACCTCACCTGAGCAGAACTAAGCAATTCTTGGCCAGAAGGATGGTGGGCacaactctgttttttttttttcttctccccccacctcaaaTCCATGGGTTTTTAGTTGCAACCATGGTTTGCACACATGGAGCTTATGGTACTTAGAAGGGAGCAGACCACCCAGATACTGGATTACATAGGAGTGTGCTGCTGACTATGAAGCTTTTCACATCCAGATCTCTAGTTTCTCAACAACTACAAACTCTCACTAGGCTCTTTCTGCCATGAGAAGCACTGAAATAGTCAGCAACTTCCAGAGTCATTTCCCTTCTGGCCCTACTCAGAGGAAGTCTGCCCATGGGTGAGCAGAGAAGCACAGGAGGCACTTTCCCTTCCAGACCCCTCCTGCTGGAACCTTTCCACAGCAGCAATGTCCCACTGGTGAAGGAAAAGGGATTCTGACCTGGCATCCCATGGATACAGCCAGGGTTTAAATTTCATAtataagttttccttttttcccatccTCCTCAGATTTTATTGAGCTGTCCATGTCATCTCTCCACGCATTGTTGGGCTGATGCATTTGCATTTATTCTTcccactctgtgtgtgtgtctgtgggggGTCGGGGTGGTTGTTAATGGCTGTAACTCAGATTTGGGTACAGGGAAGAGCAAAAACACAATGAGGGGGTTCATTGCTTGTCCTGGTTACGTTGCTATTGGCAGCTTGCTTTTGGCTGGGCCTAATTCTGGAAACGCCCCAGTGATAGGGTTGCAGTAATCAAAGAAgtcaggagaagaggaaaaggctaGGGGAGGAGTTAGAAAGTGAGTGTCATTGAGAAGGGATACATTTTTCCAGTCGTACCGGTCTGTTCTCATATTCCAGGCATGGACAAGTAATAGTGCAGCCATCCAAAAGGATCCTGCCCTTTGGAGAAGGCTCCTTCTTGCCTCCTTCAATTTTGTAATACAGCAGCTTATCTTGAAGCAGAACGAACCATCTCACTTTCCAGTTACGAACAATATGTCCCTAGAGGGGAAGAAATCCACACAGATAACTTTAACACAAGCattaagaaattactgtattttcttttttttttttctttttttggggggtaaaaATACCATAAACTAATAGGGCACTGTATGAAAAGAAACACAAGTAGTAATGATGAGTCCTGTTCTccctgaaatacatattttcagtaacaaaatagCACAGCTCCATCACTATAAAATCACGGAGCAATAAAAGGTGCTTTGCTCTTTCTCCAGCAAGGACATCTTTGCTGGCAAGAATTGTTTCTTGCAAAAGCTCACATGAATTATCTCAAAGAGCTGTCATTTGGGTGCACACCTACCCACTGACAGCACCGGGCAGGAACAGGGCTAAATCTGAAATGTGTGAGGGCTCTTGGAGACAAACTCCTCCTCTCTGGTGACCCCGGGTGGTGTTCGATGTGTTTTGTTCTTTGTCATTTTGATGTGGCTGTAGGTGTCAAGTGGTCTTGAGACCTCTTTGCTGGGTGAATTGGCTTTTCCTTACATCCCCTCTTACTACTAATGAGTGGTTTGTTTCTATCCTACCTGCCTCTAATCTCCTGGGCTAAAACATTCCCTGTGCTATGGTTTACCgtaaaggaaatacattttttaatgtcaaaagaCCAGACAAAGGCTGCTGTTGAATGCCTCCTGGGTTATACCAGAATACAGACAaaacctcttctttcccttctgtaAACAGCCCCCAGCTCTCTTTAGTTCAGCTGTACAGGAGAGCAAACCCAGTGAGGGCTGGTACTGGCAGACTCGGTCCTGTCTGACAGTGTCAGGTCCAGCTTCGGTGTGAGGAGCTGACTTGCATGTCTACAGGTGATGGAGCCTTACAGCTGGCAGGCAAAGCTCTGGCTAGAGGAAGCTCTGATACCTGGGAGAGGGTGGGCAAAGCTAGAACAAAGGAACATGCAATGTCCGGTTGTGGCAGGAATCAAAGCTCATTAATTCTCTATGAGTAAAGGGGAAAACCAGCAATTTCCAAGAAAAGGTGGGGTAATGAGTCCAGGGCTCTTAGATCTAATGTCTTCTACTCTATACTAAACACAATTCATCTAACTTGGGATTGTTTGctcctttcctttgccttcttcagtgtttttttccatctgttgtAAAGTCCCTTGGGCATTTTTCCTGAGAGTTATGTTCTTTGCTATGgttcttttctttcagtcttgGAGATCTCTTCTTTTGTCAGGAGGTTgccttacctttttttctttgtcattacCTGACTTCCACACATTTACTTTATATTTATAATATGTTACAATATGTAATTCAATCATTTATAATGCATTTATATCATCACCTTGCTTCTGCTCCCTTCTtaagaaagctgttttctttacCTGATCCCACTCCTTCCTCACTTTTTCCTCTGGATCCCTTGTTCCCTTCTCCCTCAGTTTTCTTTAGTCACCTTCTTTGAGGTCTCCTTCCTATCCAACTGTGTATCTCTGTGATGTTGTTCAGACTGCTGGCAGCTACAGCTCAGTGTGCTGCTGATACCCTATTCCTCTCACACACTCGGTGCCTTGGCTTCCCATCTTGAATTCAGTAGCTACTTCAGAGCCACAAAATAAAGCCcagagaggagagcaggagctgggctTGCTCTGCCCTCGCTGcagaagggaggatgaggaacagCTCGGACCGTGCAGCCCTTCTCCGTGCAGAGCACGGCTTCACGTGGCCAGTGGCTGGCTGGCCTGCCAGGAGCCCTGCAAGGAGAGCTCCTGACCATGATTACCTTCATGTTAGCACCAGAAGCACTGCCACGTACTGTAGAAAAGCATTTCCCAAGGCGTGGCAAACCTCTGAACAAACCTTTGAATCACATATTTCATGTGCAATCAAGGGCCATATTAATCATTGAGACAGGGTCTTGGTACTAAAAGCAGCTTATGCCCCTTGCTAAATTGCCCTCTTATGTCCCAGGCTGTCCAAAGACTGTCCTTGACTAACTTGGTCCTATATGGAGAAGTATTGGAAAGGCTGAAATCTGTGACACCATCTTTCAGCTCTTTTCTCCACATTTTGGCtaacattttcttccagtgcaGCTTAATGAATGTGGAAGAAAGAAGTTATTTCAAACACATTTCTACAATTGAATTGCTCTGATCCCCTTCAAAAGGGATACTCTGTCCTCCATGCTCTCATATGAAATGGGAAACCCTGCTCAGCTGGGTCACTAAAGAAGGCACAAACTATCTTAAAAAACTGtcaaaacatatttcatttcTCCATCCTCCCATGGCTGCTTCCACTGCTGCCACATTGCCATTTGCCAGGTAGTtttttatgtgctctttgcagAGGTGCACCCTAGGTGCAGACATACCGTCTTTGATACGTGAGTAATCCTGATAGCTGATTCACTTTCCTCTGGGTAAATGCCAATCGGGGAAAATCGAGGGAGGGTAGTGAACATCTGCAGTTCATGCAGCTCCCCCGGCAGGCAT includes:
- the PLEK2 gene encoding pleckstrin-2 — translated: MSFLKSRAEGQAARAWALLGGALLSSLLATMQEAAGVLKEGFLVKRGHIVRNWKVRWFVLLQDKLLYYKIEGGKKEPSPKGRILLDGCTITCPCLEYENRPLLIKLKTKTNTDYFLECCSREERDSWALDITGAIHAGHPVQVQELHRMKNSFKLLENISLHHIVERMCDSSTGIKRTRNLEQGNRYKETFTGSALVDWLISNSFAVSRFEAVTLASMLMEENFIKPVGARSTEATRYSDLSEQFLDDSTALYMFAESSKKNTSSKEELQFNISELRGTIVKQGFLVKQGHKRKNWKVRRFVLRADPAFLHYYDPTKEENRPVGGFSLRGCLVSALEDNGVPAGVKGNVQGNLFKIITKKDIHYYIQASSKAERAQWIEAIKPLT